From a single Sinomonas atrocyanea genomic region:
- the mnhG gene encoding monovalent cation/H(+) antiporter subunit G: MSPDALDAVLTWAAAVLMVLGSALSLAAAIGLLRFPDLLTRMHAATKPQVLGSLLLLTAVGLQWRAWALVPLLAVAWIFQLLTAPVSAHMVGRAGYRTKHYDRRNLSVDELEDVVARVEREHGSDGGAP; this comes from the coding sequence GTGAGTCCCGACGCCCTCGACGCCGTCCTCACCTGGGCCGCGGCCGTGCTCATGGTCCTCGGATCGGCGCTGTCCCTCGCCGCCGCGATCGGGCTCCTGCGCTTCCCGGACCTGCTCACGCGCATGCACGCCGCCACCAAGCCGCAGGTGCTCGGGTCCCTCCTGCTGCTCACGGCCGTGGGGCTGCAGTGGCGGGCGTGGGCGCTAGTGCCGCTGCTCGCCGTCGCGTGGATCTTCCAGCTGCTGACGGCGCCGGTCTCGGCCCACATGGTCGGCCGGGCCGGCTACCGGACCAAGCACTACGACCGGAGGAACCTCTCCGTCGACGAGCTCGAGGACGTCGTGGCCCGGGTCGAACGTGAGCACGGCTCCGACGGCGGCGCCCCCTAG
- a CDS encoding monovalent cation/H+ antiporter complex subunit F yields the protein MMPGVLAVCSVLLSLAGFGAILRMIKGPALLDRVLAADVLLVVVASALLLDMAANRHTNHLALVAGITLIGFIGSVTVARFVQERRRP from the coding sequence ATCATGCCCGGGGTGCTCGCCGTCTGCAGCGTGCTGCTGTCCCTCGCCGGCTTCGGCGCGATCCTGCGGATGATCAAGGGCCCGGCGCTGCTGGACCGCGTCCTCGCGGCCGACGTGCTCCTCGTGGTCGTGGCCAGCGCGCTCCTGCTCGACATGGCCGCCAACCGGCACACGAACCACCTCGCCCTCGTCGCGGGCATCACGCTGATCGGCTTCATCGGCTCCGTCACCGTGGCCCGCTTCGTGCAGGAGAGGAGGCGTCCGTGA
- a CDS encoding Na+/H+ antiporter subunit E — MSRPRTSLRTELPLLAWLVLVWGALWQDFSPGNLVFGVIVALVVTRLFYLPPVELSGRFNVLHAARYAVVFVGQVIAASVQLLWLAVAKGPRVRSAVVAVPLRSHADLMVTATGHVISLVPGSLVVDVDRANATLYVHYVDVEDAAGAERVRREVLAAEAELIRIMGTKEELALVTEEAHLDRMLAAEKGEGGLG, encoded by the coding sequence ATGAGCCGGCCCAGGACCTCGCTGCGCACCGAACTGCCGCTGCTCGCATGGCTCGTGCTCGTGTGGGGTGCCCTCTGGCAGGACTTCTCGCCTGGGAACCTGGTCTTCGGCGTGATCGTGGCGCTCGTCGTGACGCGCCTGTTCTACCTGCCGCCGGTGGAGCTGAGCGGCCGGTTCAACGTGCTCCACGCCGCCCGGTACGCGGTCGTGTTCGTGGGGCAGGTCATCGCGGCAAGCGTGCAGCTGCTCTGGCTGGCCGTGGCCAAGGGCCCGCGGGTGCGCAGCGCCGTGGTCGCCGTGCCGCTGCGCAGCCACGCGGACCTCATGGTCACGGCCACCGGCCACGTGATCTCGCTCGTGCCGGGCTCGCTCGTGGTCGACGTCGACCGCGCGAACGCGACGCTCTACGTGCACTACGTCGACGTCGAGGACGCGGCCGGCGCGGAGCGGGTGCGCCGCGAGGTGCTGGCCGCCGAGGCCGAGCTGATCCGCATCATGGGCACCAAGGAGGAACTCGCACTCGTGACCGAGGAGGCGCACCTGGACCGCATGCTCGCTGCCGAGAAGGGCGAGGGGGGCCTGGGATGA